A stretch of Vigna angularis cultivar LongXiaoDou No.4 chromosome 4, ASM1680809v1, whole genome shotgun sequence DNA encodes these proteins:
- the LOC108330648 gene encoding uncharacterized protein LOC108330648 isoform X2 yields the protein MSPMSTIPIHRPEFGTLFFNGSPSPYKCLRVASSWTMAMDSKFSPTKKNSINNDYSMKKKEELSMQLSTPPISKVEILNSNDLQFDRLQPSDQELGRVNRFEFGQFVAREAVLDEEYWTAAWLRAESHWENRSYERYVDNFKRKFAEQEFHALKRRCKVQNGDSCACIITVRKEQKNAKHSILKSVVGTLDLNIRYLLQGETYPGERVKAPLFCCINRTPPSRYGYIANLCVIKSARRQGIASNMLSFAIGAAKSNGVTQVYVHVDKNNSPAQILYQKMGFEMVEMANSQLVEQTYLLRLQT from the exons ATGTCTCCCATGTCAACTATTCCAATTCATAGACCTGAATTTGGGACCTTATTTTTCAATGGGTCTCCAAGCCCTTATAAATGTTTGAGAGTTGCCTCGTCATGGACCAT GGCCATGGATTCAAAATTTTCTCCGACAAAGAAGAATAGTATTAATAATGATTATAGtatgaagaagaaggaagaactCTCTATGCAGCTTTCAACTCCACCCATTTCCAAAGTGGAAATTTTAAACTCCAACGATCTCCAATTTGATCGGTTGCAGCCATCGGATCAAGAATTGGGTCGAGTAAATAGGTTTGAGTTTGGGCAATTTGTTGCACGAGAAGCTGTGCTTGATGAAGAGTATTGG ACAGCAGCATGGTTGAGAGCAGAAAGTCACTGGGAGAATCGATCATATGAAAG ATATGTTGATAACTTCAAAAGGAAATTTGCTGAGCAG GAATTTCATGCATTAAAGAGACGGTGCAAGGTGCAAAACGGTGATAGCTGCGCATGCATCATCACG GTGAGGAAGGAGCAGAAGAATGCAAAACACTCAATATTAAAAAGTGTTGTAGGAACCCTTGATTTGAACATCCGATATTTGCTTCAAGGGGAGACTTACCCTGGG GAACGGGTAAAGGCTCCCCTTTTTTGCTGCATCAACAGAACACCACCAAGCAGATATGGTTACATTGCAAACTTGTGCGTTATCAAATCAGCTCGGCGCCAGGGAATTGCAAGCAACATGTTGTCATTTGCTATTGGAGCTGCAAAATCTAATG GTGTGACACAGGTATATGTGCATGTGGACAAAAATAATAGTCCTGCACAAATATTGTACCAAAAGATGGGTTTTGAG ATGGTTGAAATGGCAAACTCCCAGTTGGTGGAACAAACATACTTACTGCGATTACAGACCTAA
- the LOC108330648 gene encoding uncharacterized protein LOC108330648 isoform X1, protein MSPMSTIPIHRPEFGTLFFNGSPSPYKCLRVASSWTMAMDSKFSPTKKNSINNDYSMKKKEELSMQLSTPPISKVEILNSNDLQFDRLQPSDQELGRVNRFEFGQFVAREAVLDEEYWTAAWLRAESHWENRSYERYVDNFKRKFAEQEFHALKRRCKVQNGDSCACIITVRKEQKNAKHSILKSVVGTLDLNIRYLLQGETYPGERVKAPLFCCINRTPPSRYGYIANLCVIKSARRQGIASNMLSFAIGAAKSNAGVTQVYVHVDKNNSPAQILYQKMGFEMVEMANSQLVEQTYLLRLQT, encoded by the exons ATGTCTCCCATGTCAACTATTCCAATTCATAGACCTGAATTTGGGACCTTATTTTTCAATGGGTCTCCAAGCCCTTATAAATGTTTGAGAGTTGCCTCGTCATGGACCAT GGCCATGGATTCAAAATTTTCTCCGACAAAGAAGAATAGTATTAATAATGATTATAGtatgaagaagaaggaagaactCTCTATGCAGCTTTCAACTCCACCCATTTCCAAAGTGGAAATTTTAAACTCCAACGATCTCCAATTTGATCGGTTGCAGCCATCGGATCAAGAATTGGGTCGAGTAAATAGGTTTGAGTTTGGGCAATTTGTTGCACGAGAAGCTGTGCTTGATGAAGAGTATTGG ACAGCAGCATGGTTGAGAGCAGAAAGTCACTGGGAGAATCGATCATATGAAAG ATATGTTGATAACTTCAAAAGGAAATTTGCTGAGCAG GAATTTCATGCATTAAAGAGACGGTGCAAGGTGCAAAACGGTGATAGCTGCGCATGCATCATCACG GTGAGGAAGGAGCAGAAGAATGCAAAACACTCAATATTAAAAAGTGTTGTAGGAACCCTTGATTTGAACATCCGATATTTGCTTCAAGGGGAGACTTACCCTGGG GAACGGGTAAAGGCTCCCCTTTTTTGCTGCATCAACAGAACACCACCAAGCAGATATGGTTACATTGCAAACTTGTGCGTTATCAAATCAGCTCGGCGCCAGGGAATTGCAAGCAACATGTTGTCATTTGCTATTGGAGCTGCAAAATCTAATG CAGGTGTGACACAGGTATATGTGCATGTGGACAAAAATAATAGTCCTGCACAAATATTGTACCAAAAGATGGGTTTTGAG ATGGTTGAAATGGCAAACTCCCAGTTGGTGGAACAAACATACTTACTGCGATTACAGACCTAA
- the LOC108329875 gene encoding uncharacterized protein LOC108329875 — protein MVQTKTTPNPSKADAIHPLTPAKTHEPSSVSTSLPFPRRSLRLASLSDASPAARVSAASNRQTFLNLRSGKRVLKRAMTDDAEEQGNDANDETDHVAVAVDVNVTAPETTTTENSAVNVNVVADDSGVGVSTRSRKRNRDSTGFEHEEFLYLRSGKKTLKRTLNFYSREQVINADDDDADNDDDDDGGVAVAVDGDVTTPESRTENSCVNNAPARVRERSRNSNATERRSGLRRNDHMERFHDIARENASRFAFFAPEEEDGDRLPPVPEAAREEIEDWPGPFSTAMKIIRDRGMNVQNAQTSSQTNLCESIKWVPNAKKGDLGILSVPSLQDMCFKILVKNVDAIASLESVPDALRHRLSQLLCDSRRINGHFLELLVRGTPTEIRLRDCSWLTEEQFTECFRMCNTENLLVLQLDQCGRCLPDFVVVATLARSPRNLVRLTTLSLRGACRLSDGGLRALVSSAPALRSINLSQCSLLTSASIYILAESLRHLLKELFLDDCQCIDAALIVPALIELEHLEVLSVAGIQTVCDEFVKNYIVARGQNMKELVLKDCINLTDSSIKVIVEHCPGLQVLDLMNLNRLTDLSVGYLTNSCRVLHTLKLCRNPFSDEALAAFVETTGGSLKELSLNNIKKVGYHTTLSLANHAKNLHSLDLSWCRNLTDNALGLIVDSCLALRLLKLFGLTQVTDAFLNGHSNLQMQIIGLKMSPVLEHVKVPDPHQGALNYSSVTWDLV, from the exons ATGGTTCAGACCAAAACCACTCCGAACCCCTCTAAAGCCGACGCCATCCACCCACTCACGCCGGCAAAAACCCACGAACCTTCATCCGTTTCTACCTCTCTCCCTTTCCCCCGCCGCAGCCTCCGTCTCGCCTCTCTCTCCGACGCCTCCCCCGCCGCTAGGGTTTCCGCCGCCTCCAACCGCCAGACCTTTCTCAACTTAAGATCGGGAAAGAGGGTTCTCAAGAGAGCGATGACAGACGACGCAGAGGAACAAGGCAATGACGCAAACGATGAAACTGATCATGTTGCAGTGGCGGTTGATGTCAATGTCACCGCGCCAGAAACTACAACTACGGAAAACTCAGCCGTCAATGTCAATGTTGTAGCAGATGATTCCGGTGTTGGGGTTTCCACCCGGAGCCGGAAGCGCAATAGAGACTCAACCGGTTTCGAACACGAGGAGTTTCTCTACTTAAGGTCGGGAAAGAAGACTTTAAAGAGAACACTCAATTTCTATTCCAGAGAACAAGTTATTAACgcagatgatgatgatgctgaTAATGATGACGACGACGATGGTGGTGTGGCAGTGGCGGTTGATGGTGACGTGACAACACCGGAATCCAGAACGGAGAACTCCTGTGTGAATAATGCACCTGCGCGAGTTCGAGAGCGTTCTAGAAACTCCAATGCAACGGAGCGCCGTTCCGGTTTGAGGAGGAACGATCATATGGAGCGCTTTCACGACATTGCGCGGGAAAACGCGTCACGGTTTGCGTTCTTCGCACCGGAAGAGGAAGATGGTGACCGGTTGCCGCCGGTTCCCGAAGCGGCGCGTGAGGAAATTGAGGACTGGCCCGGTCCTTTCTCCACGGCTATGAAAATCATCAGAGACCGAGGGATGAATGTTCAGAACGCTCAAACAAGTTCGCAGACGAACTTGTGTGAATCTATTAAGTGGGTTCCCAATGCGAAGAAAGGGGATTTGGGCATTTTATCGGTTCCTTCGTTGCAAGATATGTGCTTTAAGATTCTTGTGAAGAATGTGGACGCGATTGCATCGCTCGAGAGTGTGCCTGATGCGCTGAGGCACCGGCTTAGTCAGTTGCTCTGTGACTCGAGGAGAATTAACGGTCACTTTCTGGAGCTTCTTGTGCGTGGAACTCCCACGGAGATTCGGTTAAGGGACTGCTCGTGGTTGACTGAGGAACAGTTTACGGAGTGTTTTCGAATGTGTAACACGGAGAATTTGTTG GTACTGCAACTTGACCAGTGTGGGCGATGTTTGCCTGATTTTGTAGTAGTTGCGACTTTGGCACGGTCACCTAGGAATTTGGTTAGATTAACTACTCTATCACTCCGTGGTGCATGCCGACTTTCAGATGGAGGTTTACGTGCGCTCGTTTCTTCAGCTCCTGCTCTTAGATCGATAAATCTCAGCCAGTGCTCCCTTCTCACATCTGctagtatatatattttggctGAATCATTAAGACATCTTCTGAAAGAGTTGTTCCTTGATGATTGCCAATGCATTGATGCTGCACTAATCGTGCCAGCACTAATTGAGCTTGAACATTTAGAAGTGTTGTCAGTGGCTGGTATTCAAACTGTGTGTGATGAATTTGTCAAGAATTACATTGTTGCACGTGGCCAAAACATGAAAGAGCTTGTTTTGAAGGACTGTAT AAACTTGACCGATTCATCAATCAAAGTTATTGTTGAGCATTGTCCGGGATTGCAGGTGCTTGATCTTATGAACCTGAACAGATTAACAGATTTATCCGTTGGATATCTTACCAATAGTTGCCGCGTACTTCATACCCTGAAGCTTTGCCGAAATCCATTCAG TGATGAAGCACTTGCTGCATTTGTGGAAACCACAGGAGGGTCCCTGAAGGAACTGTCACTTAATAACATCAAGAAG GTTGGTTACCACACAACCTTATCACTTGCAAACCATGCGAAAAATCTGCACTCTCTAGATTTATCTTGGTGCAGAAATTTGACAGACAATGCACTGGGTTTGATTGTGGATAGCTGCTTGGCCCTGAGGTTACTCAAACTTTTTGGATTGACTcag GTAACAGATGCATTTCTTAATGGTCACTCAAACCTACAGATGCAGATAATTGGTTTAAAAATGTCTCCGGTTTTAGAACATGTCAAAGTTCCAGATCCTCATCAGGGTGCTTTGAATTATTCATCAGTCACTTGGGATTTGGTATAA
- the LOC108331659 gene encoding uncharacterized protein LOC108331659, with product MVAMASTANRKIETYEEFAKVHALLLVASGLPECLHRRLFEKLSGELFDGGNHFQIEPCEGGRQRRLVLTSVSMETDSEVFLVDHAWTFRLSDAYKQLREVPGLSERMGSLMCVDVDVSSDDGEDEGNGELGVEETLEREVGEAKEKGNGTLRWLELEGLNIDDAMLVSLALPTRFPDLVALSLLGNKLNSAEVVVQEVIKLKHLKGIWLNNNLGLKNCDGKLAGLILKELPELEIYNSSFTSNFGEWALGFCAGIYGKDNPVNADHTSLHTVSSLDLSNRNIHNLKNKAFTPICLPSLTYLNIQGNPLEQNSVGDLLDLLQRFPCLRSLEVDIPGPLGRRAIDILESLPNISELNGIDTSKILETGKHVIDSMLLPRLPEWTPDEPLADRIINAMWQHVMTYRLADEEKLDETPVWYVMDELGSALRHSDEPNFRVAPFLFMPEGNLASAVSFSILWPTQNVRKGDECTRDYLLGIGEDKQRSARLTAWFHTPENYFIRAYEKHRQKLLSTSLMPPTFQYSGTQSIHRHGGRPLLVYTDIPHVEEYLTHPEFAITNEPKEADIIWTSVQVDEDMKKATGITDQQYINQYPFEACLVMKHHLAETIQKAHGSPQWLQPTYNLETHLSQLIGDYCIRKREGLDNLWILKPWNMARTIDTTVTDNLPAIIRLMETGPKICQKYIEQPALFQGKKFDLRYIVLVRSMHPLEIFLSDCFWVRIANNQYSLARSSLFEYETHFTVMNYRGTINHKNASEFVREFEEEHQVKWLDIHTRVRKMIRSVFEAAAVAHPEMHSPTSRAMYGVDVMLDSSFQPKLLEVTYCPDCTRACKYDMDIVIGEGGVAKSCDFFNNVFRCLFLNETSQVSQL from the exons ATGGTGGCCATGGCCAGCACTGCCAATAGAAAAATCGAAACATACGAAGAGTTCGCGAAAGTTCACGCGCTGCTACTTGTGGCGTCGGGATTGCCGGAGTGCCTCCACCGGCGCCTGTTCGAGAAGCTCTCCGGCGAGTTATTTGACGGCGGCAACCACTTCCAGATCGAGCCATGCGAGGGCGGCCGTCAACGGCGCCTTGTTCTCACATCGGTGTCGATGGAAACGGATTCCGAAGTCTTCCTCGTTGATCACGCATGGACTTTCAGACTCTCCGACGCATACAAGcag CTGCGTGAGGTTCCAGGATTGTCTGAGAGGATGGGTTCTCTGATGTGTGTGGATGTTGATGTGAGTTCAGATGATGGTGAAGATGAAGGGAACGGTGAGCTTGGTGTTGAGGAAACTTTGGAGAGGGAAGTTGGTGAGGCAAAGGAGAAAGGAAATGGGACGTTACGGTGGCTGGAGCTTGAAGGGCTTAACATTGATGATGCTATGCTTGTGTCTCTAGCCTTGCCAACTAGGTTTCCG GATTTAGTGGCACTTAGCCTGCTTGGAAACAAGCTCAATAGTGCCGAAGTGGTTGTTCAGGAAGTTATCAAACTTAAGCATCTCAAAGGAATATGGCTCAACAATAACCTAGGTCTTAAAAATTG TGATGGTAAGCTTGCAGGTTTGATTCTTAAGGAGTTGCCTGAACttgaaatttataattcaaGTTTCACAAGCAATTTTGGGGAGTGGGCGTTGGGCTTTTGTGCAGGGATATACGGAAAGGATAACCCTGTAAATGCTGATCACACTTCACTGCACACTGTGTCTTCTCTTGACCTTTCAAATAGGAACATTCACAATTTAAAGAATAAG GCATTTACACCCATTTGTTTGCCATCTCTTACGTACTTGAACATTCAAGGAAATCCATTGGAGCAGAACTCAGTTGGTGACTTGTTAGATCTGCTGCAGAGATTCCCTTGCCTGCGTTCATTGGAG GTTGATATTCCAGGTCCACTGGGACGAAGGGCCATTGATATTCTGGAATCTCTTCCAAACATTTCTGAGCTAAATGGTATCGATACATCCAAAATATTGGAAACAGGAAAGCATGTTATTGATTCAATGCTTCTTCCTCGTCTTCCTGAATGGACTCCTGATGAGCCACTTGCTGATCGTATTATAAATGCAATGTGGCAACATGTAATGACATATAGACTTGCAGATGAAGAAAAGTTAGACGAAACACCAGTATG GTATGTGATGGATGAGCTAGGTTCAGCTTTGCGGCATAGTGATGAGCCAAATTTCAGAGTGGCACCATTTTTGTTCATGCCAGAGGGCAATCTAGCATCAGCTGTGAG CTTTTCTATTCTATGGCCAACACAGAATGTTCGGAAAGGTGATGAGTGCACACGCGATTATCTTCTTGGTATTGGGGAAGATAAGCAACGTTCTGCCAGGCTTACTGCCTGGTTCCACACTCCAGAAAACTACTTTATCCGT GCATATGAGAAGCACCGTCAAAAATTGTTGTCCACAAGTTTAATGCCTCCCACCTTTCAGTATTCTGGGACTCAAAGTATTCATCGACATGGTGGGCGTCCATTGCTTGTTTACACAGATATACCTCACGTAGAGGAATACTTGACACATCCCGAGTTTGCAATCA CAAATGAACCAAAAGAGGCAGATATAATATGGACAAGTGTGCAGGTAGATGAGGACATGAAGAAAGCTACTGGAATAACGGATCAGCAATACATTAATCAATATCCTTTTGAAGCATGTCTTGTTATGAAGCATCATTTGGCAGAGACAATTCAAAAG GCACATGGATCTCCCCAATGGTTGCAGCCTACTTATAATCTCGAAACACACCTATCTCAACTTATTGGTGACTATTGTATTCGCAAAAGGGAAGGACTAGACAATCTTTGGATCTTAAAACCCTGGAACATGGCCCGCACCATTGATACTACTGTAACTGATAATTTGCCTGCAATAATCCGGCTCATGGAAACTGGTCCCAAAATTTGCCAGAAGTATATTGAACAGCCCGCATTGTTCCAGGGGAAAAAGTTTGATCTCCGTTACATAGTACTGGTTCGGAGCATGCATCCTCTGGAGATATTCCTGTCAGATTGTTTCTGG gTTAGGATTGCCAACAACCAATATTCTTTGGCCAGAAGTAGTTTGTTTGAATATGAAACTCATTTCACTGTTATG AACTATCGCGGAACCATAAATCATAAGAATGCCAGCGAATTTGTGAGGGAATTTGAGGAAGAACATCAAG TTAAATGGTTGGATATACACACAAGAGTAAGGAAAATGATTCGTTCAGTATTTGAGGCAGCTGCTGTTGCTCATCCTGAGATGCACAGTCCAACATCAAGGGCAATGTATGGTGTAGATGTCATGTTGGACAGCTCTTTCCAACCCAAGTTACTAGAG gTAACTTACTGCCCGGATTGTACAAGAGCTTGCAAATATGACATGGATATTGTAATTGGAGAGGGAGGCGTTGCTAAAAGTTGTGATTTCTTCAATAATGTGTTCAGGTGTCTTTTTCTGAATGAAACTTCACAAGTGAGTCAATTGTAA